Proteins encoded within one genomic window of uncultured Desulfobacter sp.:
- a CDS encoding FAD-linked oxidase C-terminal domain-containing protein, with protein MSLSSSLIKEFQHICGKNGVMTSEVDRQNYSYDAAVLEPTIPAAVIRPDNKEAIGKVISLCNDNGTPVTVRGAGTNLSGGTIPDKNGIVLLTNRMNRIIELNETDMYVRVEPGVVTANLAAQVAAKGLFYPPDPGSQAVSTIGGNVAENAGGLRGFKYGVTKDYVMSVEFFDALGRKVTSGSKTVKCVTGYNLAGLMTASEGTLGVFSEITLKLIPPPAASKAMMAIYDSIEGATQTVAAIIADRIVPSTLELMDNFTINAVEDFSNVGLPRDAKAMLLIEVDGHPAQVAEDGKKVEQICKKLGARAIQVAQNDAERDKVWEARRAALSALARLKPTLVLEDATVPRSKIPAMVNEVEKLAKKYDIPIGTFGHAGDGNLHPTLLTDRRDADHWERVEHCVADLFDAALSLGGTLSGEHGIGIAKAGFMKNEVGQSSIDFSRTMKAAIDPNNILNPGKIIGR; from the coding sequence ATGAGCTTATCTTCATCTTTAATCAAAGAATTTCAACACATCTGCGGCAAAAACGGGGTGATGACCTCGGAGGTTGACCGCCAGAATTATTCATACGATGCCGCCGTGCTGGAACCTACCATACCTGCCGCCGTGATTCGCCCGGACAACAAAGAAGCCATTGGTAAGGTTATTTCATTGTGCAACGACAACGGCACCCCGGTGACTGTCCGGGGAGCAGGCACAAACCTTTCCGGGGGCACCATCCCGGACAAAAACGGCATTGTGCTGCTCACCAACCGGATGAACAGAATCATTGAACTCAACGAAACAGACATGTATGTGCGGGTGGAACCTGGTGTGGTTACAGCCAACCTGGCAGCTCAGGTGGCGGCCAAGGGACTGTTTTATCCACCGGACCCCGGCAGCCAGGCTGTCTCCACCATTGGCGGCAATGTGGCCGAAAACGCAGGCGGTTTGAGAGGGTTTAAATACGGGGTGACCAAAGACTATGTCATGTCCGTGGAGTTTTTCGATGCCCTGGGCCGCAAGGTTACCTCAGGCTCTAAAACCGTGAAATGTGTCACCGGATACAACCTGGCCGGCCTGATGACGGCATCCGAAGGCACGCTTGGCGTATTCAGTGAAATCACCCTGAAGCTGATTCCGCCGCCGGCCGCCTCCAAAGCCATGATGGCGATCTACGACAGTATTGAAGGTGCAACCCAGACCGTGGCCGCCATCATTGCGGACCGGATTGTTCCCAGTACTCTGGAGCTTATGGACAATTTCACGATCAATGCTGTGGAAGATTTCTCCAACGTAGGCCTGCCCCGGGACGCCAAAGCCATGCTGCTCATTGAAGTGGACGGACATCCCGCCCAGGTGGCCGAGGACGGTAAAAAAGTAGAGCAGATCTGCAAGAAACTTGGCGCCCGTGCCATCCAGGTTGCCCAGAATGATGCGGAAAGGGATAAGGTTTGGGAAGCCAGACGTGCCGCCCTGTCCGCCCTTGCCAGACTGAAACCCACCCTGGTCCTGGAAGACGCTACCGTGCCCAGAAGCAAGATTCCGGCCATGGTCAACGAAGTGGAAAAGCTTGCCAAAAAATATGATATCCCAATCGGCACATTCGGCCACGCCGGCGACGGTAATCTGCACCCGACCCTGTTGACGGACCGCCGGGATGCCGACCATTGGGAACGGGTGGAACATTGTGTGGCCGACCTGTTTGACGCAGCCCTCTCCTTAGGCGGCACCTTATCCGGAGAGCACGGCATCGGCATTGCCAAGGCCGGATTCATGAAAAACGAGGTGGGACAGTCTTCCATTGACTTCTCCCGGACCATGAAGGCCGCCATTGATCCGAACAATATCCTCAACCCGGGAAAAATCATAGGACGGTAA
- a CDS encoding (Fe-S)-binding protein: MSELNKLAKSLKEIENQLTDCMKCGMCQAVCPVFKQTGDEGDVARGKIFLLERLAEQMLTDAKGAKTRIEKCLMCGTCAANCPSGVKILEIFMKARVALTEYIGLSPVKKLIFRGMLKHPERMDALVETASKFQNLGTSKADVNQGTRCAKLLSGVIGNRHFLPLAKTPFHKITPSLNTPAGRSGIKVAFFPGCVTDKMNPEIGKAVLKVLNHHGVGVFMPKGQACCGIPTLASGEQKTFNTLLAHNAALFAEKSFDYLITPCATCTATIKEIWPMMAEDDSVEKFRAKEWAPKTMDISQFLVDVLQVAPAQDSSKSPKATVTYHDPCHLAKSLKVRSQPRDLIRANGDCSFVEMAGADVCCGNGGSFNLQNYDLSKQIGMDKRQNILASGAATVATSCPACMMQIRDVLSQNHDEVKVRHVIEIYAESIKN; the protein is encoded by the coding sequence ATGTCAGAACTAAACAAACTTGCAAAAAGTCTCAAAGAGATTGAAAACCAGCTCACGGACTGCATGAAGTGCGGGATGTGCCAGGCGGTTTGCCCGGTGTTTAAACAGACCGGGGATGAGGGCGATGTGGCCCGGGGCAAGATTTTTCTTCTGGAACGTCTGGCCGAACAGATGCTTACCGATGCCAAGGGAGCCAAAACCCGGATTGAAAAATGCCTGATGTGCGGCACCTGTGCCGCAAACTGCCCCTCAGGGGTAAAAATCCTGGAAATCTTTATGAAAGCCCGGGTCGCCTTAACCGAGTACATCGGGCTCTCACCGGTTAAAAAGCTAATTTTCAGGGGAATGCTCAAGCATCCGGAGCGCATGGATGCCCTGGTTGAAACGGCATCCAAATTCCAGAATCTTGGTACCAGCAAAGCAGACGTCAACCAGGGCACCCGGTGTGCCAAGCTGCTGTCCGGGGTGATCGGCAACAGGCATTTTCTGCCGTTGGCCAAAACCCCGTTCCATAAAATCACGCCGTCACTGAACACCCCGGCCGGGCGTTCGGGGATAAAAGTGGCTTTTTTCCCCGGCTGTGTTACCGACAAGATGAACCCTGAAATCGGTAAGGCTGTGCTCAAGGTGTTAAACCATCACGGGGTGGGCGTATTTATGCCCAAAGGTCAGGCCTGCTGCGGCATTCCCACCCTGGCATCCGGTGAACAAAAAACCTTTAACACGCTTTTGGCCCACAATGCCGCCTTGTTTGCTGAAAAATCATTTGATTACCTGATCACGCCCTGTGCCACCTGTACGGCTACTATTAAAGAAATCTGGCCTATGATGGCAGAAGACGATTCAGTTGAAAAATTCAGGGCCAAAGAATGGGCACCTAAAACCATGGACATCAGCCAGTTTCTGGTGGATGTGCTGCAGGTAGCCCCGGCACAGGATTCAAGTAAATCCCCAAAGGCCACCGTGACCTACCATGATCCCTGTCATCTGGCCAAATCTTTAAAAGTGAGAAGCCAGCCCCGGGATTTGATCCGGGCCAATGGGGACTGCTCTTTTGTGGAGATGGCAGGTGCAGACGTATGCTGCGGTAACGGCGGCAGTTTTAATCTGCAAAATTATGACCTGTCCAAACAAATCGGCATGGACAAACGGCAAAATATCCTGGCCAGCGGGGCAGCCACCGTGGCCACCTCCTGCCCTGCGTGCATGATGCAGATCCGGGATGTACTCTCCCAGAATCATGACGAGGTAAAAGTCAGGCATGTCATTGAGATCTATGCTGAGAGCATTAAAAATTAG
- a CDS encoding transglycosylase SLT domain-containing protein, translated as MAQNRVDLDFKSVEFDLYTVEKQLTEMMADWGETAFDVDDVLVRHVSYFIKYYTIQNVDKSNKMIRRSGKYLHHIKNIFKKYGIAEDVAFALPFVESGFNSGARSNAGALGMFQFLDTTAIHYGLKVHGNGLDERRDYKKAADACARYLRDNRRVFVSTVLSLASYHHGTKMVTDVLLNCGDDPARRTFGPIFKSRFLGPFSREYIPQCLAAALIYRYLWENRLVMLPVPGFESKSIRSGTSLTSLKKKMPDLYELNPDLLHAKSIYPYASTNGYVLLTRIGEPALTAKIVKRYPEWARNPKPLQAGSTKINGLPQTIHYIAQTHNDLSGIADIFGTSVKALKFSNRFLVKQGLRPGDVIEIKGVAPTTRVLDANSIVSGKHGALATRKGETLDVFCKRVIRTIREDCKSCPWQMGANLSPELIYYWNHDVLGTVQPDTHLEGGLSLKIYSDYRWHKKSSESSSTPGIIAKGT; from the coding sequence ATGGCGCAAAATCGTGTGGATTTAGACTTTAAATCGGTAGAATTTGATCTTTACACGGTTGAAAAACAGTTGACCGAAATGATGGCTGACTGGGGGGAAACCGCATTTGACGTAGATGACGTACTGGTTCGGCACGTCAGCTATTTTATCAAATATTACACGATTCAAAATGTGGATAAGTCAAACAAGATGATCCGGCGAAGCGGAAAATACCTGCATCATATAAAGAATATATTCAAAAAATATGGTATTGCCGAAGACGTTGCCTTTGCCCTTCCGTTTGTGGAAAGCGGCTTTAATTCCGGCGCACGGTCCAATGCAGGCGCCTTAGGGATGTTTCAGTTTCTTGACACAACCGCCATTCATTACGGCTTGAAGGTCCACGGCAATGGGCTGGATGAAAGAAGGGATTATAAAAAAGCAGCTGATGCATGTGCCAGATACCTCAGAGACAACCGCAGGGTGTTTGTCAGCACGGTATTGAGCCTGGCCAGTTACCACCACGGCACTAAAATGGTTACTGATGTGTTACTCAACTGTGGAGATGATCCGGCAAGGAGGACATTTGGGCCGATTTTTAAAAGCCGCTTTTTGGGACCTTTTTCCAGGGAATATATCCCCCAGTGCCTGGCCGCAGCCTTGATTTACCGCTATCTTTGGGAAAACAGATTGGTCATGCTTCCGGTCCCAGGGTTTGAATCCAAAAGTATTCGGTCCGGAACATCCTTGACATCCTTGAAAAAAAAGATGCCGGATTTGTATGAACTAAATCCGGACCTTTTACATGCAAAATCAATTTATCCGTATGCAAGCACTAACGGGTATGTTTTGCTGACAAGGATAGGTGAACCCGCTTTGACGGCTAAAATAGTCAAAAGATATCCTGAATGGGCCAGAAATCCGAAGCCGCTTCAAGCCGGCAGCACAAAAATAAACGGGCTGCCCCAAACAATTCATTATATTGCACAGACCCATAATGATTTGTCCGGCATAGCCGATATTTTCGGCACCAGCGTGAAAGCGCTTAAATTCAGTAACCGGTTTCTCGTTAAGCAGGGATTGCGCCCCGGCGATGTGATTGAGATTAAGGGCGTGGCCCCCACCACCCGAGTGTTGGACGCAAACAGCATTGTATCCGGCAAACATGGGGCTTTGGCTACGCGCAAAGGTGAAACCCTGGATGTATTTTGCAAACGGGTTATCAGAACCATTCGTGAAGATTGTAAGTCGTGCCCCTGGCAGATGGGGGCGAATTTAAGTCCTGAATTGATTTACTATTGGAATCATGATGTGCTGGGGACTGTTCAGCCTGACACACACTTGGAAGGCGGCTTAAGTCTAAAGATTTATTCAGATTATCGATGGCATAAAAAATCATCAGAGAGTTCAAGTACCCCAGGCATTATTGCCAAAGGTACTTGA
- a CDS encoding CAP domain-containing protein has translation MNKRTFRAKYVSMFIVLFFLCIGSGFVWAGLEFSMDEDCDVDGEDIHAFLLDDTFSMGDDLSGLAGAFGTVQEDCGALGSDDPVDGYPKWRERALIVFVNMVRMAPREYLEKHMADWERFMPADGILSADRFPAVHPLYWNLGLNQAARYHAEDMAFNCQTFQHASCDGTSAWDRIKRYYLDFSWIGENIALGYSSPRHTVNQLLCDQYGGGCVVDGSPYDGHRDNIMSGNFNEMGGGHAEGNYHYWVQDFGARNLDDFSPIVSATHYFLSENATTFFLNYYDPQDGPPAQVSVIVDDSEYNLVLDTGSAQAGTYRKDLTSASGCRSYYFMVKTGNGNIYRYPEALYLHTYGEGGCTSDYGE, from the coding sequence ATGAATAAACGAACATTCAGGGCCAAATATGTGTCCATGTTTATTGTCCTGTTTTTTTTGTGCATAGGCTCTGGATTTGTGTGGGCGGGACTTGAATTTAGCATGGATGAGGACTGTGATGTGGATGGGGAGGACATCCATGCCTTTCTTTTGGACGACACATTTTCTATGGGTGACGATCTGTCCGGCCTGGCAGGTGCATTCGGTACGGTTCAAGAAGATTGTGGCGCATTAGGTTCCGACGATCCGGTTGACGGGTATCCAAAATGGCGGGAAAGGGCCTTGATCGTATTCGTTAATATGGTCCGGATGGCCCCCAGGGAATATTTGGAAAAACACATGGCTGATTGGGAACGCTTCATGCCGGCTGATGGGATTTTAAGCGCCGATCGTTTTCCGGCTGTTCATCCGCTTTATTGGAATTTAGGCCTTAACCAGGCTGCCCGCTACCATGCAGAGGACATGGCCTTTAATTGTCAGACCTTTCAGCACGCATCATGCGACGGAACATCGGCTTGGGACAGAATCAAACGCTATTACTTGGATTTCAGCTGGATAGGTGAAAATATTGCTTTGGGATACAGCTCTCCCCGTCATACCGTGAACCAGCTGCTCTGTGACCAATATGGGGGGGGGTGTGTCGTGGACGGCTCTCCTTATGATGGGCACCGGGATAACATTATGAGTGGCAATTTTAATGAAATGGGCGGCGGTCACGCAGAAGGGAATTACCATTACTGGGTTCAGGACTTCGGCGCAAGGAACCTGGATGATTTTTCTCCCATCGTCTCGGCCACCCACTATTTTCTCTCTGAAAATGCCACCACATTTTTTCTTAATTATTATGATCCCCAGGATGGACCACCTGCCCAGGTCAGTGTGATTGTGGATGATTCCGAGTATAATCTTGTTTTAGATACCGGTTCGGCCCAGGCCGGGACCTACCGCAAAGATTTAACGTCGGCTTCGGGATGCCGTTCCTATTATTTCATGGTTAAAACAGGTAACGGGAACATCTACCGGTATCCCGAGGCACTTTATTTGCATACCTATGGTGAGGGAGGTTGCACTTCAGATTACGGTGAATAA
- a CDS encoding response regulator, with the protein MRILIADDEVVSRSKLQKIMSTFGDCVAVESGHDAVDAFKQAWTEWIPFDLVALDVLMPGMDGMDALLEIRRLEDTKGVAGKHRAKILMVTSQAQRDVVVTCLQAGCDEYIIKPFNLELVNQKISELMLGKCVWPRKR; encoded by the coding sequence ATGAGAATTTTGATAGCCGACGACGAGGTGGTCAGCAGGTCTAAACTGCAAAAGATCATGTCGACCTTTGGGGACTGTGTGGCTGTAGAATCAGGACATGACGCGGTTGATGCCTTTAAACAAGCCTGGACGGAATGGATTCCTTTTGACTTGGTTGCTTTAGACGTATTAATGCCGGGAATGGATGGCATGGATGCCCTATTGGAGATCCGGCGGTTGGAGGACACAAAAGGCGTTGCCGGTAAACATCGCGCAAAAATATTGATGGTCACCAGCCAAGCCCAAAGGGATGTGGTTGTCACCTGCCTTCAGGCCGGGTGTGATGAATATATTATCAAACCTTTTAACCTTGAACTTGTTAACCAGAAGATATCGGAATTGATGCTGGGAAAATGCGTTTGGCCTAGAAAGAGATAA
- a CDS encoding response regulator, translating into MEDTNAQIIQRAENMGESYLFSEKLISKVAINDSIKGLDKKSTEAIELRTQELALRLADFLYERDQDILQLSHIKPDSKVFLALYGVQKRKVIVPGPWPREIKEPAASPIGWRNDNNRTHWRNRPAFAFNTVSKPLYREFTFVDLKGNEQIKIVDGAVSSDLKDVSKKENTYCRAEDYFEHLERLMPGEIYVSRVIGAYVPGFLEHTDDGGVSVDPKSAYAGKENPNGKKFEGIVRWATPVYDVKGQKTGYVTMALDHVHIMEFTDHVVTTDEWFSDISDAGSGNYAWLWDDEDQCISHPRDFFICGYDPQTGQEVPGWLSQTTYDEYRKSGKSLNDFIENLPPFRKFSFSKDPASEQVKSGNIPLDCKVLDMAPQCEGWNRGSEKGGSGSFLIFWSRLWKLTTYAAIPYYTGQYGNSRRGFGYVTLGAHVADFHKDAMVSKANLEKNIAQEMATVQEFNKETWDMIQGFAKENKRILFLSTAVLDLMTLLVLSFYIFRMLKPLKKVTNVAEAIQKGDLDQHIEVNSSDEIGRLAYSFNKMAEFLSKADKVKSSLMADQVETNQKLTREIEVRKKAEDALQKAHLELEQRVEERTAELKQSNEALKKAKILAEAASKAKGDFLANMSHEIRTPLNGIIGMAELALDGDLTPRDRNTIQVVSAEADSLLRIVNDILDFSKIEAGMLELESVPFNIRVLVEDLATNLAWQAEQKSLEVIIFISNEVPNRVVGDPGRLRQILLNLSGNALKFTHEGEIFIQVEPTSIKEDQIEICFAVTDTGIGIAPDKQYAIFESFTQADGSTTRKYGGTGLGISICKQLVELMGGKLMVTSIEDEGSTFSFNIFCEKAPDKEDHYCFKEMVDLSGLKVLVVDDMPNNRLILTEYLEHWGCVSVEANNVQAALSQLKSACEQNAPFDLILTDHQMPEQNGLDLSRQIRSTHELKSIPILILTSMGQKGDAKACREIGIQGYLSKPIRRNELYKAVQTILGSSVDDNCKDARLVTRHTLVEDLRKNARILLVEDYPTNQQIAMRHLEGAGYSVDLAENGRQAFAQFKRHSYDLILMDIQMPEMDGYQATDAIRNYEAETKIENPIPIIAMTAHALQGYKEKCLAAGMDDFITKPLKQKDLLAMARRWIPPNVNQPILLPYLKFKTKEDATKKEQAPGNDTPPLDYNTAIEEFGGDEEFLLQVIGEFLTKVLEQIKIIRKALKDNDTEAIMREAHAIKGGAGNLLAEDLLSVASQLEQAAIAGTLQTGPVMLERLETEIARISGFVESISSA; encoded by the coding sequence TTGGAAGACACAAACGCCCAGATTATTCAAAGAGCTGAAAACATGGGGGAAAGTTATCTGTTTTCAGAGAAATTGATCAGCAAAGTTGCCATTAACGACAGCATCAAAGGGCTTGACAAAAAATCAACCGAGGCTATTGAGCTTAGAACCCAGGAACTGGCATTGCGTCTGGCAGATTTTCTCTATGAAAGAGATCAGGATATTCTCCAGCTATCGCACATAAAGCCTGATTCCAAAGTTTTTCTTGCCTTATACGGAGTCCAAAAACGCAAAGTTATTGTCCCAGGTCCATGGCCCCGGGAAATAAAAGAACCTGCCGCTTCCCCCATTGGCTGGAGAAATGATAACAACCGTACCCACTGGCGAAATCGACCTGCCTTTGCGTTTAATACAGTCTCAAAGCCCTTATACAGGGAATTTACCTTTGTTGACCTCAAGGGTAATGAACAAATAAAAATTGTTGACGGCGCCGTCTCTTCCGACCTGAAAGATGTCAGTAAAAAGGAAAATACATATTGCCGGGCTGAAGACTATTTTGAGCATTTGGAACGGTTAATGCCGGGTGAAATTTATGTTTCCAGGGTGATTGGTGCCTACGTCCCCGGCTTTCTTGAGCATACCGATGACGGTGGCGTGAGCGTTGATCCCAAAAGTGCCTATGCCGGAAAAGAGAACCCCAACGGCAAAAAGTTTGAAGGCATTGTCCGCTGGGCAACGCCGGTATATGACGTCAAAGGTCAAAAAACAGGGTATGTCACCATGGCTTTGGACCATGTCCATATCATGGAATTCACCGATCATGTGGTGACTACCGACGAGTGGTTTTCAGATATATCCGATGCCGGTTCCGGCAATTACGCCTGGCTGTGGGACGACGAGGATCAATGTATTTCTCACCCACGGGATTTTTTTATCTGCGGCTATGATCCGCAAACCGGGCAGGAGGTTCCGGGTTGGCTGAGTCAAACCACATATGATGAATACAGGAAAAGCGGAAAATCCCTTAACGATTTTATAGAAAATCTGCCGCCGTTCCGGAAGTTCAGTTTCAGCAAAGACCCCGCATCCGAGCAGGTTAAATCCGGCAACATTCCCCTGGACTGCAAAGTCCTTGACATGGCACCCCAATGCGAGGGGTGGAACCGGGGATCAGAAAAGGGCGGATCCGGCTCTTTTTTGATTTTTTGGAGCAGACTTTGGAAACTGACCACCTACGCGGCCATTCCTTATTACACCGGCCAATATGGAAATTCCAGGCGGGGATTCGGTTATGTGACTCTGGGTGCCCACGTGGCGGATTTCCATAAAGATGCCATGGTGTCCAAAGCCAATCTTGAAAAAAACATTGCCCAAGAGATGGCAACCGTCCAAGAATTTAATAAAGAGACATGGGACATGATCCAGGGGTTTGCCAAGGAAAATAAACGAATATTGTTTTTATCTACTGCAGTACTCGATCTCATGACATTGCTGGTGCTTAGCTTTTATATCTTCAGGATGCTTAAACCGTTAAAGAAGGTAACGAACGTTGCCGAAGCTATTCAAAAAGGCGATCTGGATCAGCATATTGAGGTTAATTCTTCGGATGAAATCGGTCGTTTGGCATACTCTTTTAACAAGATGGCCGAATTTTTGTCAAAAGCGGATAAAGTGAAATCCAGCCTTATGGCGGACCAGGTTGAAACCAATCAAAAATTGACCCGGGAAATTGAAGTCCGTAAAAAAGCCGAAGATGCCCTCCAGAAAGCTCACCTTGAACTTGAACAGCGTGTGGAGGAACGAACCGCTGAACTCAAGCAGTCTAATGAAGCGCTCAAAAAAGCCAAAATTCTGGCAGAAGCTGCCAGTAAAGCCAAAGGCGATTTTTTAGCCAATATGAGTCACGAAATCCGGACGCCTTTGAACGGCATTATCGGCATGGCTGAGCTGGCATTGGACGGCGACCTGACCCCCCGGGACCGGAACACCATCCAGGTCGTCAGTGCAGAAGCAGATTCCCTGCTTAGAATTGTAAACGATATCCTGGACTTTTCTAAAATAGAAGCCGGGATGCTTGAACTTGAAAGTGTCCCTTTTAATATCCGGGTTCTGGTTGAAGATCTGGCGACCAACCTTGCCTGGCAGGCAGAACAAAAATCATTGGAGGTCATTATCTTTATATCCAATGAGGTGCCTAACCGGGTCGTGGGGGACCCGGGAAGACTTCGGCAGATTTTGTTGAATTTATCCGGGAATGCCTTAAAGTTTACCCATGAAGGAGAAATTTTCATCCAGGTCGAGCCGACTTCTATCAAAGAAGATCAGATTGAAATTTGTTTTGCTGTAACCGATACCGGGATTGGTATCGCCCCGGACAAGCAATATGCAATTTTTGAAAGTTTTACCCAGGCAGATGGATCTACAACGAGGAAATACGGTGGGACCGGCCTTGGCATCAGCATTTGCAAGCAACTGGTTGAACTCATGGGTGGCAAGCTCATGGTTACCAGTATCGAGGATGAGGGCAGCACCTTTAGTTTCAATATATTTTGTGAAAAGGCACCGGATAAAGAAGATCACTACTGTTTCAAAGAGATGGTCGATCTTTCCGGCTTAAAGGTTCTGGTTGTAGATGATATGCCCAATAACCGACTTATCCTAACGGAGTACCTTGAACATTGGGGTTGTGTTTCGGTTGAGGCTAACAATGTTCAAGCTGCACTTTCTCAACTAAAAAGCGCCTGTGAGCAAAACGCCCCCTTTGATTTGATCCTGACAGATCATCAAATGCCGGAACAAAACGGCCTGGACCTTTCCCGTCAAATTAGATCAACTCATGAACTCAAATCAATTCCGATTTTAATCTTGACTTCCATGGGCCAGAAGGGAGACGCAAAAGCATGCAGGGAGATCGGGATTCAAGGATACCTGAGTAAACCCATCCGCCGAAATGAGTTGTATAAAGCTGTACAAACCATATTGGGGTCATCTGTAGACGATAATTGCAAGGATGCCCGGTTGGTTACCCGGCATACCCTGGTGGAAGACCTGCGAAAGAACGCACGGATACTTCTTGTGGAGGATTATCCAACCAATCAGCAAATTGCCATGCGCCATTTGGAAGGAGCCGGTTACAGTGTGGATCTGGCTGAAAACGGCAGGCAGGCTTTTGCGCAGTTCAAACGCCACAGCTATGATTTGATTTTAATGGATATTCAGATGCCTGAGATGGATGGATATCAGGCCACTGACGCCATCCGAAATTATGAAGCGGAAACAAAGATTGAAAACCCGATTCCCATCATCGCCATGACGGCACATGCCTTGCAGGGATACAAGGAAAAATGTTTGGCCGCCGGTATGGATGACTTTATCACCAAACCGTTAAAGCAAAAGGATCTTTTGGCCATGGCCCGGCGCTGGATTCCGCCGAATGTCAATCAACCGATCCTTTTGCCCTATTTGAAATTCAAGACCAAGGAAGATGCCACCAAAAAAGAACAAGCCCCGGGGAATGATACACCGCCTCTGGATTATAATACAGCCATTGAAGAATTTGGTGGAGACGAGGAATTTCTGCTTCAGGTAATTGGCGAATTTTTAACAAAAGTTCTGGAGCAGATAAAGATAATTCGAAAGGCATTGAAGGACAATGATACCGAAGCCATTATGAGGGAGGCCCACGCCATCAAGGGAGGCGCAGGCAATCTTCTTGCTGAAGATTTATTGTCTGTTGCCTCTCAACTGGAACAAGCGGCCATTGCCGGCACTTTACAAACAGGACCCGTAATGCTTGAAAGGCTGGAGACCGAGATTGCCCGTATTTCAGGCTTTGTGGAATCTATCTCTTCGGCGTAA
- the tsaA gene encoding tRNA (N6-threonylcarbamoyladenosine(37)-N6)-methyltransferase TrmO produces MTDDTSLSFMPIGFVKTDATKLPRHWSVSQEKGILEIHPEFVSALRDIEIGQKIVVLFHFHKSPAFNSSYLFQTPPHRSSSRGVFSICSPIRPNAIGMSVVEVTSKDQGHIGVKHIDMIDGTPILDIKPLVTGQQDCPSAE; encoded by the coding sequence ATGACAGACGATACATCCCTTTCCTTCATGCCCATTGGTTTTGTGAAAACCGATGCAACAAAATTGCCCCGGCACTGGTCGGTGTCACAGGAAAAAGGCATTTTGGAGATCCATCCAGAATTTGTCTCTGCCCTTCGTGATATTGAAATCGGACAAAAAATTGTGGTGCTTTTCCATTTTCATAAAAGCCCGGCTTTTAATTCAAGCTACCTGTTCCAGACCCCGCCCCACCGGTCGTCTTCCAGAGGCGTGTTCAGTATTTGCTCGCCGATCCGGCCAAATGCCATTGGCATGAGTGTCGTTGAGGTGACAAGTAAAGACCAAGGACATATCGGGGTCAAACACATCGACATGATTGACGGTACACCGATTTTGGATATCAAGCCCCTGGTCACAGGGCAGCAGGATTGCCCAAGTGCTGAATAA